AGCAGGAGCCAAGGAAGGAATTCCTTCTCGTGGACATTGCCATTCAGCCGGAATCCCGGGCTGCCGAGCGCTTTGGCGTAGCTCAGGGCTTCGACAGGAATCCCGAGAACCGCGGCTGCGCTGGCCATGGTGGGGAACATTCTGGAGCGCTCTGAGAGCGGAGGGCAGGGGATGCTTTTCATGGTGTGTGTGTCGGGGCCCTATGGACATTAGTGCCTAGCGAAATCCTGCGGGCTTGCGTGCCTCGGAAGGGGGGGCTCCGGGAAGGACCCGCCCGTTTCGGGGCTGATATTAAGGGTGCCCTGACCTTTCGAGGCAGGGATGAGGTGGTGGTGATTCGAAATCATGAAACCTCACGGGGTGAGGGGCGGGCAGGCGTCAGAAACCACGCTTCCTCAGCTCGTTTGCGAGGGCGGCATCGAACTCCTTTTCGAAGCGGCGAGGCGCTATCCGATCCTGAATCCTGTCGATCTTGGCGTGGAAGAATTCCTGGGTTGCCTGGTAGGTGAAGAGCCGGGTCACCCGCTGGTTGCCCGAAGGGTATCGGCCTTCACCTTTCTTGAAGATGCCCTTCTTCAGGCTTCCAATCTGTTTGATTCGAAAGGTTCCATCGAGCTGCTTCCCTTTGAAGAAGACCTGAGAGACCTGCCGCTTGCTCTTGCCCTTGCCGCGAAAGAATACTTGAACCGTGGTGTTTTCGGTGGCTTCCAAACCCAGGCCCTTCCGGTCACTGACGGTCACCTCGACCTGACCGCTCAGGCGTACAGCTTTGTGAATTACGACGATCTGCTTTAGGGCGCTCTTCGCTCTTAGTTTCATCTCCTCGGCCAGATCAGATTGGGTCCTGCTTCTGACTGCTTCTCCTGTCTTGTTGAGGGCTTGCTGGGTAACGCGGGGAATGACTGTCCTTTGAAGCTCGGTCAGGCCGCGGGTAACATCGGCGATGTAGGATTTAACGGATATCATGACGACTGTGGTTGGTGATTCTATGGGGGAGCGGAGGTAGAGTTTCGGGGCCTGACAGCGCGAGCTTTGCCGAGAGCAACGTCGCATGCGTCTGCAGCAGACCTGTCGCCGCATTCAACGACGTGGAGAACCGATCGACTGGAGGCTTGCGGGTAAGAGCCTGGACCGATCACGATAAAGCACCGGCCGCATTCTCGAAGGAACGCGCTCTGCTCTTCGGTGAGGACAAGTCGGTGCACGTTCATTTCAGCTCAAAGATGGTGGAGCATTCAAGCAGCCGACCACGAAGGGGTGCGCCTACATCGGCCGGCATGTTGGCGAGGAACTGGTCGGGGCGTGAATTCGCCGTCCAGATCGTCACAAGGTTTTCTGCGTGCCTGTGGTCGAGCAGGCCGAAAAGAGCTGCAGCCACAGCAGGCGTGTGGGTGCACTTCCCGAGGTCATCAAGCAGCAACCAGCCCGTTCGTCTGGCGAGTCTCAAGAGGTCCTTGGCTTCCTTCGCTTCATCACCTTTGCCGAATTGATTCCTCACAGCATCGGCGTAGTCCACGGCAGACACCGCGGAAACGAGCCACTCGCGCCCACGATCATATCCCTTTCGATCCATCCAGATGCGATAGGCGCCGCTCTGATCAAAGGTGAGGATGGCGTCGACAATCCTTTCGTAAGCGACCCGGGTTTTGCACTTCCCTGTGGGGCCAATGAGGCCAAGCCATGGCTTTTCGTCGGTCGGGTTCCACTTCTCAACATTCCCCCAAAGCTTCGCATTGAAACGTGGATCCTGGCGATCGGTCTGCGCCATCCGTGAAGGTAGAAACCCGGAAAGGAACCTTTCTGCGTGCTCCTTGTGGTCGGCTCGGGCCTTCCTTTCCCGCTCAATTCGGTCGGCCTCAATACATGCGGGACAGTGCCATGGTCGGTCAACGGGGTTCCAAGAGTCCTGTTTCTCGGGCTCCTCCCAAGTAAAGGTTGCCCCACAGTCGCAGGTGTCTTCTTTCGTGGTCATTCTTCGATTGGGATAAAGGTTCCTGTGCGATCCCCGATCTGGTCCTCGGAAGATTGCTCCGCTGTCTTTGCTGCCTGAAGGTTCAGGGGCCGATCGGCTCGGCTAAGCCAGTTCGTGATGAATCGACGGGTAAGGCTTCTGCCTGGATGTCTGGCAATCCACACCGACGCGCGCTCTATCTCCCCATCGATGTCGAGTCCTTCGAATGAAGGATCCTTTCGAAGCGAATCGATCCAATCGGCGTCTGAGAGCTTGCTTGTACTCTTTCTCTTTTTAGGGGGTACCTTAGAGGGAGTTCCTTTGTGTCCCGTTTGGGGGGACGGGTGTCGTCCCGTTTGGGGGGACGGGTTCTCTTCGACCCGTCCCGATTCGGGGGACACCTCCCGTCCCGTTTGAGGGAACAGGTCGGCAGAAACCTGTCCCGTTTGGGGGGACGGGTTGATTTCGCTACCCGTCCCATTTGGGGATACGGGTTCAATGAGCGTTGTCTGACCCGGACGAGACTCCCGGCGGATGAGTCCAGCCGTCTCCAGCTCCTTCAGGACAGAGAAGACGGTCTCACGCTTTAGCCGGCAGATGCTGGCAATGGTCGATGCGTTGGAGTAAGTCCGACCGCGGCGCCAGAGGTGCACGAGGACACGCATCTGCTGAGCAGTGAGAGGGAGATCATCCAGCCAAGCGGGAATGAATGGCGGCTTCTCCTTCACCCGGCCCTCCCGCGTTGCAGTTCGTCGAGTAGACGAAGAACCCGCTTTGCTTCGTGTGGAGCTCGCCTATCTAAAGGCCGGACTAGGTTCTCCCGGTCCCAAGAAGGGGTTTCCTTTCGTAGCCTCTGCTGTCGTCGTGCGCGATGGTATCTCACGGCCGGCGACGTGGTTCGCGGTTGAGGGAATCGAGGATGCTCAGCACGCGGCCAACGCTTCCTGAACCCCGAGGTGGAGGAGGTCCTTCGATTACTTCGTAATCCGGATCCTGATCCTCAGCGTATTTGTCGGACTGTCCCTCTTTCTTTCTCCAGAATGAGGAGGTGGGATTGTTTC
This portion of the Luteolibacter luteus genome encodes:
- a CDS encoding phage tail protein, translating into MRRCSRQSSRCQAPKLYLRSPIESPTTVVMISVKSYIADVTRGLTELQRTVIPRVTQQALNKTGEAVRSRTQSDLAEEMKLRAKSALKQIVVIHKAVRLSGQVEVTVSDRKGLGLEATENTTVQVFFRGKGKSKRQVSQVFFKGKQLDGTFRIKQIGSLKKGIFKKGEGRYPSGNQRVTRLFTYQATQEFFHAKIDRIQDRIAPRRFEKEFDAALANELRKRGF
- a CDS encoding MarR family transcriptional regulator, with the translated sequence MKEKPPFIPAWLDDLPLTAQQMRVLVHLWRRGRTYSNASTIASICRLKRETVFSVLKELETAGLIRRESRPGQTTLIEPVSPNGTGSEINPSPQTGQVSADLFPQTGREVSPESGRVEENPSPQTGRHPSPQTGHKGTPSKVPPKKRKSTSKLSDADWIDSLRKDPSFEGLDIDGEIERASVWIARHPGRSLTRRFITNWLSRADRPLNLQAAKTAEQSSEDQIGDRTGTFIPIEE